In Thalassotalea fonticola, a single genomic region encodes these proteins:
- a CDS encoding uroporphyrinogen-III C-methyltransferase yields MTEKENNKAQTSDKKTDQPSVKISASDAAKIAAKAKQQAQSPEMSKTSSTASKLSKKTTAKAQIKSSQIKQRISKTAVFALLVAATAGGGVGAHYWWQQQQNTELEQRLANETKTSVKELDLHLQQQISALQKRSQQQISQLISEVEQRSGSRINELEQQIEQLIDSQPNNWQITEAEYLTRMAGRVLWLEKDASTAITLMQDADARIKDLKDPRMMKVRELINEDIEKLKVLPKLQRDDIILTLMGLSKQVNNLPLATVQLPEETELTESTALTEDVNDWQANLAKSWAKFKDEFITVRRRSGNVEPLMEPEFEQNLYHNLELKFQQVQWAVSQGKKALFIETVTDIQRWLSLHFDMTKVNTQQFNARLAEIKAMPVTVDYPQTLASQQALRAILENKPQKRLGGVKPQPVKTIKPVTENPAVIAPDTKPEQKPTSLAQEEGEA; encoded by the coding sequence ATGACCGAAAAAGAAAATAACAAAGCGCAAACTAGTGATAAAAAAACTGATCAGCCATCAGTTAAAATAAGTGCAAGTGATGCAGCTAAAATTGCCGCAAAAGCAAAACAGCAAGCTCAAAGCCCTGAAATGAGTAAAACCTCATCAACGGCTTCTAAGCTATCAAAAAAAACAACAGCTAAAGCACAAATAAAATCTTCACAAATAAAACAAAGAATTTCTAAAACCGCAGTATTCGCTTTGTTAGTAGCAGCTACAGCAGGTGGCGGTGTTGGTGCACACTATTGGTGGCAACAGCAACAAAATACTGAGCTTGAACAGCGCCTCGCCAATGAAACTAAAACAAGCGTAAAAGAACTTGATCTACATTTACAGCAACAAATAAGTGCCTTACAAAAACGTTCACAACAACAAATTAGCCAATTAATCAGTGAAGTAGAACAGCGTAGCGGTAGTCGCATTAACGAGTTAGAGCAACAAATTGAACAATTAATAGATAGTCAGCCAAACAACTGGCAAATTACCGAAGCTGAATACCTGACACGCATGGCGGGCCGAGTGTTGTGGCTTGAAAAAGATGCCAGCACGGCCATTACTCTTATGCAAGACGCCGATGCCCGTATAAAAGATTTAAAAGATCCGCGCATGATGAAAGTCAGAGAGTTGATAAATGAAGATATCGAAAAACTTAAAGTACTACCAAAGCTGCAACGTGACGATATTATCTTAACGTTAATGGGGTTAAGTAAACAGGTTAACAATCTGCCTTTGGCGACAGTGCAATTACCTGAAGAAACAGAACTTACAGAAAGTACCGCATTAACCGAAGATGTTAATGACTGGCAAGCTAACTTAGCGAAAAGCTGGGCGAAATTTAAAGACGAGTTTATTACTGTTCGCCGCCGCTCAGGGAATGTTGAACCATTAATGGAGCCTGAATTTGAACAAAACTTATATCATAATTTAGAGTTAAAATTTCAACAAGTACAGTGGGCAGTTAGCCAAGGTAAAAAAGCTTTATTTATTGAAACGGTTACCGACATCCAGCGTTGGTTAAGTCTTCATTTTGATATGACCAAAGTTAATACTCAGCAATTTAATGCCCGTTTGGCCGAAATAAAAGCAATGCCGGTAACAGTAGATTACCCGCAGACATTAGCATCACAACAAGCACTGCGAGCAATATTAGAAAACAAACCCCAGAAAAGACTGGGCGGCGTTAAGCCACAACCAGTAAAAACTATAAAGCCAGTTACCGAAAATCCAGCAGTAATTGCACCAGATACAAAGCCAGAACAAAAGCCAACTTCCCTTGCACAAGAGGAAGGTGAAGCATGA
- the lysA gene encoding diaminopimelate decarboxylase, producing MDFFNRQNNSLYAEDCSVTELAKTYGTPLYVYSRATIERHWHAFDQAAKDRKHLICYAVKASSNLAILNVLARLGSGFDIVSKGELARVIQAGGDPAKVVFSGVGKKSEEIAYALEQGIHCFNVESEAELSRINEVAAGMNMPASISMRVNPDVDAGTHPYISTGLKDNKFGIPIDHAVEIYQKAAAMSHLEVKGVDCHIGSQLTEVQPFLDALDRVLVLVDKLAETGIKLSHIDVGGGLGVPYQGEQPPHPSEYAKAIADKLAGYDLELIYEPGRAIMANAGILVTEVEFLKTNQDKHFAIVDGAMNDLIRPALYQAWQEIVPVELNAAAATQNYDVVGPVCETGDFLGKNRDLAIAPGDLLAVRSAGAYGFTMSSNYNSRPRAAEIMVDGEQSHLIRQRESLESLWQGEAVLP from the coding sequence GTGGACTTTTTTAACCGTCAAAATAATTCATTGTATGCTGAAGATTGTTCAGTAACAGAATTAGCCAAAACTTATGGCACACCACTTTACGTATATTCACGTGCAACCATTGAACGTCATTGGCACGCATTTGATCAAGCTGCTAAAGACAGAAAGCACTTAATTTGCTACGCAGTGAAAGCAAGCTCTAATCTGGCAATTTTAAATGTATTGGCTCGTTTAGGCTCAGGTTTTGATATTGTTTCAAAAGGTGAGTTAGCGCGAGTGATCCAAGCTGGTGGCGACCCTGCGAAAGTCGTATTTTCTGGAGTAGGTAAAAAATCAGAAGAAATTGCCTACGCATTAGAACAAGGTATTCATTGTTTTAATGTCGAGTCTGAAGCAGAATTATCTCGTATAAATGAGGTAGCAGCAGGTATGAATATGCCAGCTTCAATTTCAATGCGCGTTAACCCTGACGTAGATGCTGGTACTCACCCTTATATTTCAACCGGTTTAAAAGATAATAAATTTGGTATTCCTATCGATCATGCAGTTGAAATTTATCAAAAAGCAGCAGCGATGTCACACCTTGAGGTAAAAGGTGTAGATTGTCATATTGGTTCACAACTTACTGAAGTTCAACCATTTCTAGATGCGTTAGACCGAGTATTAGTTTTGGTCGATAAACTGGCCGAAACTGGTATTAAGTTAAGTCATATTGATGTTGGTGGTGGTTTAGGCGTGCCTTACCAAGGCGAACAGCCGCCTCACCCAAGTGAATACGCTAAAGCGATTGCCGATAAATTGGCAGGCTACGACTTAGAGCTTATTTATGAACCTGGGCGTGCCATTATGGCCAATGCGGGTATTTTGGTTACCGAAGTCGAGTTTTTAAAAACCAACCAAGATAAACATTTTGCTATTGTTGACGGTGCGATGAACGATTTAATTCGCCCTGCGTTATACCAAGCATGGCAAGAAATTGTTCCTGTTGAACTTAATGCAGCTGCAGCGACTCAAAACTATGATGTTGTAGGTCCAGTTTGTGAAACTGGGGATTTCTTGGGCAAGAATAGAGATTTAGCGATTGCCCCTGGCGATTTGCTTGCAGTGCGTAGTGCCGGTGCTTATGGTTTTACCATGAGCTCAAACTACAACTCTCGCCCAAGAGCGGCAGAAATTATGGTTGATGGTGAGCAATCACATTTGATTCGTCAACGTGAGTCCCTTGAGTCTTTATGGCAAGGCGAAGCGGTTTTACCGTAA
- the cyaY gene encoding iron donor protein CyaY — protein sequence MNDSQYNLIADDLLLAVEEAIEDCGVDIDYESVSGLLTLTFVNSTKIIINKQAPLQEVWVATKFNGHHFAYQNEQWIDKRGGDEFWQFLSAAVSVQADTEVILAAE from the coding sequence ATGAACGATAGCCAGTATAATCTAATTGCCGACGACTTACTTTTAGCGGTTGAAGAAGCCATTGAAGATTGTGGAGTCGACATTGATTATGAAAGTGTTAGTGGTTTATTAACATTAACCTTCGTAAATAGCACAAAAATAATCATTAACAAGCAAGCACCCTTGCAGGAAGTTTGGGTAGCGACAAAATTTAATGGTCACCATTTTGCCTATCAAAATGAACAATGGATTGATAAACGCGGTGGTGACGAGTTTTGGCAGTTTTTATCCGCAGCAGTAAGTGTTCAAGCTGACACCGAAGTGATTTTAGCAGCCGAATAA
- the hemC gene encoding hydroxymethylbilane synthase — protein sequence MTQQTLKIATRKSALALWQAEFVKARLEHFHSDLTVELVPMVTKGDIILDSPLSKVGGKGLFVKELEVAMLEGRADIAVHSMKDVPVEFPEGLGLEIVCEREDPRDAFVSNTIASLAELPQGAIVGTSSLRRQCQIKALRPDLDIRDLRGNVNTRLAKLDDGQYDAIILAAAGLIRLEMPERIQEFIEPEVMLPANGQGAVGIECRVDDERVKALLAPLEHNETRIRVLAERSMNRALEGGCQVPIGSYAIIENNEVYLRGLVGATDGSKILHNEIRGALTTGDAMGTELAEKLLKDGADVILKQVYEQR from the coding sequence ATGACTCAACAAACGTTAAAAATAGCAACTCGAAAAAGCGCTCTTGCCCTTTGGCAAGCTGAATTTGTAAAAGCACGTTTAGAACATTTCCATTCTGATCTCACTGTTGAATTAGTACCTATGGTCACTAAAGGCGATATTATTCTCGACTCGCCATTATCAAAAGTCGGCGGCAAAGGTTTATTTGTAAAAGAGCTTGAAGTGGCTATGCTTGAAGGCCGCGCAGATATCGCAGTGCATTCAATGAAAGATGTGCCGGTAGAATTTCCTGAAGGTTTAGGCCTAGAAATAGTTTGTGAACGTGAAGATCCACGTGATGCATTCGTTTCGAACACTATTGCCAGCTTAGCTGAGTTACCGCAAGGCGCAATAGTAGGTACTTCAAGTTTACGTCGCCAATGTCAAATTAAAGCATTACGTCCAGATCTAGATATTCGCGACTTGCGTGGCAATGTAAATACTCGTTTAGCAAAATTGGACGATGGTCAATACGATGCCATTATTTTAGCGGCGGCGGGATTAATTCGTTTAGAAATGCCTGAACGTATTCAAGAGTTTATTGAACCTGAAGTAATGTTACCAGCAAATGGCCAGGGCGCAGTTGGTATAGAGTGTCGCGTTGATGACGAACGCGTTAAAGCTTTACTTGCACCACTTGAGCACAATGAAACTCGTATTAGAGTATTAGCTGAACGTTCAATGAACCGCGCTTTAGAAGGTGGTTGTCAGGTTCCTATTGGCAGTTACGCTATTATAGAAAATAATGAAGTATACTTACGTGGTCTAGTAGGAGCTACAGACGGTAGCAAAATTTTACATAATGAAATACGCGGCGCATTAACCACTGGAGATGCCATGGGTACTGAACTTGCTGAAAAATTATTGAAAGATGGCGCCGATGTTATTTTAAAGCAGGTATATGAGCAAAGATAA
- a CDS encoding uroporphyrinogen-III synthase — MSKDKLNVLLTRPLQKSQQLAKVLAPIASNIEITPLFAYQPGEQQASLEQQLNSLNPDFIIIISPAAANFALQATDFSNHIKTTTFIAVGQASANVLIAHGIEDVVVPNLETSEGLLALVQLQNIANKQVLIIRGNGGREFLKQQLELKHAKVAYNEVYKRQWLTLSAKQTIDKWRKDEINCIVITSSELLNKTLDLVADINWANSCYWIVASARIAEQAKAHGLEQVINANGASHQQIFQAMTPLI; from the coding sequence ATGAGCAAAGATAAACTCAACGTTTTATTAACCAGGCCCTTACAAAAATCTCAACAGCTGGCAAAGGTACTTGCACCTATTGCCAGCAATATAGAGATCACTCCTTTGTTCGCCTATCAACCAGGCGAACAACAAGCTTCATTAGAACAACAGCTCAACAGTTTAAACCCCGACTTCATAATAATTATCAGCCCTGCGGCGGCTAACTTTGCTCTGCAAGCTACCGATTTTTCTAACCATATAAAAACCACTACATTCATTGCTGTTGGCCAAGCCAGCGCTAACGTATTAATTGCTCATGGTATAGAAGATGTAGTCGTACCTAATCTCGAAACAAGTGAAGGTTTATTGGCATTAGTCCAGTTGCAAAATATTGCCAACAAGCAGGTGTTAATTATCCGCGGCAATGGCGGCAGAGAGTTTCTAAAACAGCAGCTTGAACTTAAACACGCTAAAGTTGCCTATAATGAAGTATATAAACGCCAATGGTTAACTTTATCTGCTAAGCAAACCATTGATAAATGGCGTAAAGATGAAATTAACTGTATTGTTATTACATCAAGTGAATTATTAAACAAAACCTTAGATTTAGTCGCTGACATAAACTGGGCAAATAGCTGCTATTGGATAGTTGCTAGTGCACGAATTGCCGAGCAAGCCAAAGCGCATGGTTTAGAACAAGTAATTAATGCCAATGGTGCAAGTCACCAACAAATTTTTCAAGCAATGACACCACTTATTTAA
- the lptM gene encoding LPS translocon maturation chaperone LptM — translation MLNNKLLVVVLSFLLCLVSSCGLKGPLYESDSSEENKAEKPKETVNNNQ, via the coding sequence ATGCTTAATAATAAACTACTTGTTGTTGTATTATCATTTCTTCTTTGTTTAGTTTCCTCATGTGGGCTAAAAGGTCCTTTATATGAGAGCGATTCGTCTGAAGAAAACAAGGCTGAAAAGCCTAAAGAAACAGTAAATAATAACCAATAA